In Solea senegalensis isolate Sse05_10M linkage group LG6, IFAPA_SoseM_1, whole genome shotgun sequence, one genomic interval encodes:
- the lg6h19orf53 gene encoding leydig cell tumor 10 kDa protein homolog: MAQGSQKFKAQRPGGSKKQHQSKQKGPKKGGRAIAPKKSKVVQQQKLKKDLEVAIRNKIEQEVTQKASSSLHKRLSVVKAPDGKGNSGAARPGKSSK, translated from the exons ATGGCTCAGGGTTCGCAGAAGTTTAAAGCCCAGCGGCCCGGAGGCTCCAAGAAACAGCACCAGAGCAAACAGAAAGGCCCAAAGAAAGGAG GCAGGGCCATTGCGCCTAAAAAGTCTAAAGTGGTTCAGCAGCAGAAACTGAAGAAG GATCTAGAGGTCGCCATCAGGAACAAGATAGAGCAGGAGGTGACTCAGAAGGCCAGCTCCTCCCTCCACAAGCGGCTGAGTGTGGTTAAAGCACCCGACGGCAAAGGCAACTCTGGAGCAGCACGACCAGGAAAGAGCTCCAAATAG